The window tCCAAAGTGATCAACATAGGTATGAGGTTTCAGAATTTCTATCTATTAAAGGATTTTTAGAAGATAAATTAGCTGAAACTTGATGACAAACACAGTTAGCAAAACTTATGGTGGTTTGTATTGTGTGACTAAGTACTGTAGAATTGGATTCTAATGACTAATAGAAGAACATTTATCATAAGTTTATTGTCAACTTAAATACAGTAAGTGTGAAATCAAAAACTGAAAAGTTCTATGCATTTTCTTTATAAAAAAGCGCATTGGCTGATGGCCGCCAGCAGACTTCTGCGACAGCAAGCTCGTTTAAAGCGACTAAGGTGTCTGTGACAATATGTAATACCTTGCCGCGAAGTGGTGGCTTTGTTAATGGAGTCCGCTGTCACAACCGGACTCGTAGATGCACTGGTATTTGTGCTCTCATCACTCGTTCTCTTGAAAAAGTTGTGCTATAAAGACATAGGGAAGATATGATCAGCCCTAGAAGTTGGGCTACTATTCaaaatatattcaataaaatgctacccAGAATGTACTAAAAAGCATTGACTGTTCTGTAAACCTCTTGACAACTACGTAGCTAACTACTTGACAACTATGTAGCTAGCTACTTGACAACTGCGTAGCTAACTACTTGACAACTACGTAGCTAACTACTTGACAACTACGTAGCTAACTACTTGACAACTACGTAGCTAACTACTTGACAACTACGTAGCTAGCTACTTGACAACTGCGTAGCTAACTATTTGACAACTACGTAGCTAACTACCTGACAACTACTTGAACAACACACAACCACACTAACGCTTTAATAGCGTTAGTGTGGTTGTGTCATTACTAATTCCACAGCGATGAACAACCACAATAAAGAGTAACAAGGTAGCGAATGTGAAGTCTACAGAAAGACTCCCACCAGACGCTACTAAGGCCATAGTATGGAGTGAACTGATGAGTTTGAGGTTTACCTGTAATGCATAGTATGGGGTTAGACGATTCTTCGGATCCAACTCAAGCATTCTCGTGACGAGATCCTTAAACTTGAGGTAGTCACGGAGGCCATGGCCCGCCTCCCCAGCCCGGCGCCCACCGGGTCCTCCTTTCTCAGCACCAATTATATCATGTAGTTTTCGGCATCCGGGTTTAGCATACTGTAACAGGATTATTGATTGAAACTGATTTTGGGCAATAAACCAGATTTGCTAAAATGATGAAAACCAGTAGCCTGCAGCACTGGATGCCATGGAATGGTGGAAACTGACACTGAAAAAATCGGATATAAAACATTTGGAATACAAATGTAACAAAAACGGTACATATAGGAACCAACCTTCTTGTTGTCCTTAGACTTGCGACACTGGTATGTCTTGTCTGGAAGTTTCTCAAAGAATTTTCTAGCCTTAGGTGCCTGATCCAACATCTGAGTTGGTGGCATGCCTAGTACCTCCACAATTTTCATCATCTGATCAAACTGCAATCACAAGAATTTTGTTGACCTCATAGACAAGCACTAAATTTAAGTATCAACACATCATACACTGGCACTTCGGCTTACCTCATTGGATCCAGCAAAGAGAGGTTCCCCGGTATGCATCTCAACAAGAATGCAGCCCAGTGACCACATGTCTATGGCCAGATCATACGCTATCCCAAGTAGAACTTCAGGAGATCTGTAGAACCTGCTCTGAATGTACTGGTAGATCtacaaaaatacaatgccaATTCTATGTACTGACAGATCTATGGAATTGATGTCAACTCTTAGCACTAGGCAAGCTCAGAAGAATGAGCTCTAAATGTAGTAGCAGATAATGCCAACTCGTACAACTGCACTAAATGTATCAGCAATGCGAGAAAGGACATCGCACATAGTTGGCTATGGTAGATGTACATCCATCTACCATAGTCAAATAAACATCTACCATAGCCaaataaacagttttttgcttGCATCACGTCCAATAGATCACGAATTGTAAAATATCAAAATGTAACTGTATGGAGTATGTTACAGAGAAAAATCTACACAAATCTAACCCGTGATGTTGTGCAAAATGCTACAAAATAATCGCCCCACTCACCCGCTGACCTATTTGACATGAACTGCCAAAGTCGACTATCTTTATGGCGCTCCGCTTGGGATTGCACAACAGGATGTTCTCAGGCTTCAGATCACAGTGAATGACGCTGAGTTCAGGTGTCGCGAGAAAGAGCAGCGCCGTGCAGAGTTGCTGGGCAAACTTCCTTGTAAGGTTGAGGGAGACACCTCTGAAGTTTGTGTTCCTCAAGAGGTCGTAGAGGTTATAGGACAGAAGTTCAAACACCAGACACAGATGGTTCTTGTACATAAAGTGCCTCCGTAGTTTGACTACAACAGATAATCGTAAAATATTATTGACTATAAAACTGAACACATCCACAGAAAAGCTGTGACGAAGGCACACGCAATTATACCCGTGTAAATCGAAATGTAGACTGCCaagttttgtaaaaatcaaGATTAAACTAGTCCAAAACTAACTGGGCAGCAATGAACATACAAAGAGAGTTGCTTGAAGAGGTTACATGAGATAATCTGTGCGAAAAGTTTATTGAGAGCCGTATTTtctctctcctccctctccCGATCTCCCTCGCCCCCCCCCTCCAAAATCCATGATTATTTAGTTtgataaataaaatttgttccTTATTAGCACACCATAACACTTGAGCGGTTTGCAACAGAAAAATTACTTAGGAAACAAGTTAACTACTACCCGTTTAGAATGAGGTTATCTCATGGTTTACAAAGAAATCAACACAAATCTATACCAATATTTCACTTTTTAAAAATCCTGTattaaaaattatgctgaaaagGCAAGGTTAGACACACTCAATGGAATACCTGTGTAGATATACTGACCGACATGTATATAACACATGTGTGTATATTGTGACCTATATAATACAGGTAGTTGTATACCAACGAGCAATAATGAGACTTATGACAGTTCATGTTTGCTCAACTGGGTCACAGTAGAATCAGCTTGACAGCTACCTGTGCAGTTGGCAACAAGTGAAACTGATACAGGCTGTTTACACTCAACGGCAGCAAACCATCCAAGCATACTGAAGTTAGTCTTTTGTGACACACCAAAGATAAAAGCAATTAAGAAAGTTACATTCcagtacatgttgaatagttttTTGCGAATAAATGATTCAAACTTGCAGGATGCGGTGTCAGAATTGAAGATACTAAATGCAAACATAAGAAATAACGCGTAGAAAAACATTACAACAGATGATAGTAAAAATATAGtacaaatgacaaaaaatgaaGGAAAATGTCAaccaaataaaactttaatataattctaGTGAGATCCCTCAGCATAAAATATGACAATTTAATTTGTGATTGGATCGAATTCCGATCAAATTGACTTACGATTAACTTGTTCGGATCAACTGAGGTTGTTTGTGCGGACCTATATACTACTTGTGTACATATACTGACCTATATAATATTTGTTGTATGCGTATACTGACCTATATAATACTTGCTGTGTGCGTATATACTGACCTATATAATACTTGCTGTGTGCGTATACTGACCTATATAATACTTGTTGTGTGGATCATTGCGGTTCATGAGCTCTAGAAGCCGCACCTCTGTCTGGGCCTGACTGAGAAAgggctttttgtttttaataatttttactgCTACGTACTCCTGGTCCACAACGTCAA of the Watersipora subatra chromosome 4, tzWatSuba1.1, whole genome shotgun sequence genome contains:
- the LOC137394957 gene encoding dual specificity tyrosine-phosphorylation-regulated kinase 1A-like, whose product is MMAAGAASEAMAGAGDFYRTASSGPLRKLSVDLIKTYKHINEVYYAKKKRRAEQQQGDDSNSHHKKEKRLYNDGYDDENHDYIVKPGEKWHSRYEIDSLIGKGSFGQVVKAFDVVDQEYVAVKIIKNKKPFLSQAQTEVRLLELMNRNDPHNKYYIVKLRRHFMYKNHLCLVFELLSYNLYDLLRNTNFRGVSLNLTRKFAQQLCTALLFLATPELSVIHCDLKPENILLCNPKRSAIKIVDFGSSCQIGQRIYQYIQSRFYRSPEVLLGIAYDLAIDMWSLGCILVEMHTGEPLFAGSNEFDQMMKIVEVLGMPPTQMLDQAPKARKFFEKLPDKTYQCRKSKDNKKYAKPGCRKLHDIIGAEKGGPGGRRAGEAGHGLRDYLKFKDLVTRMLELDPKNRLTPYYALQHNFFKRTSDESTNTSASTSPVVTADSINKATTSRQALPMSATDFPSKHPRALPELAMPTSSMTFSLDQSLAKAPCSSAGAISSPSTMDCASPRIKSGRSSTDSGRLSQTLGRSRTESQLSKTHIYDNDFSGSRRNSYNSPSSTSAAERTSRGVSDDPSRVVVSHPPSALTSH